In Tachysurus fulvidraco isolate hzauxx_2018 chromosome 1, HZAU_PFXX_2.0, whole genome shotgun sequence, a single window of DNA contains:
- the LOC113648496 gene encoding uncharacterized protein LOC113648496 — protein sequence MSAGSQETSYTVHGLIQKSELISEGPPKRFHLITTRSNLGENGSVRKWTFGQRDINMQNKILLMVGETGTGKTTLINAMTNYILGVTFTDEVWFEITEEGEENQSDQSKSQTTKVTVYEVFTQNNPICLTIIDTPGYGDTRGTEYDKQIAENLYNLFHCDGGVKEIDAVCLVVKASENRLSDRQHYIFDAVLSLFGKDIENNIVIFITHSDGLPPDDALNAIKKAGIPFRTNDDNEPEYFLFNNRQTKKRSNKYNKDFQRAWDLTEDTLNDFFDSLGEQNRKSLVQTESLLTESIRLEACISNLQNRIEFVEYKSKKLTQIQKALEENHEKIKRDENFTFTVTKYYKEKVPIEDVSWRNRMVSSCSVCEENCHEYNCWCALNAMLCKVIKKGYCTVCTGKCHYTKHVRENKKYVTRSEDSNMTFDELKKQYETLSNPKSITKFDSESFENVKNDFETKKKKEEEKSSIEKRLQEELTEKEKEKAELVEEAFNSIMKLSQIALKPDSAFIVQSLDFLIPQAEETGRNVLAKNLRELRKIQPESEERVHAAIEYARAGLNKMKDFISGK from the exons ATGTCTGCAGG ATCTCAAGAgacatcatatactgtacatggtttAATCCAGAAGAGTGAATTAATCAGTGAAGGTCCACCTAAACGATTTCATCTCATCACTACAAGAAGTAATCTTGGTGAAAACGGCTCAGTGAGAAAATGGACATTTGGACAGAGAGACATCAATatgcaaaacaaaatcctaCTGATGGTAGGAGAAACTGGAACAGGCAAAACTACTCTGATTAATGCCATGACTAATTATATACTCGGGGTGACGTTTACAGATGAAGTGTGGTTTGAGAttacagaggagggagaagagAATCAGTCAGATCAGTCAAAAAGTCAAACAACTAAAGTCACAGTGTATGAGGTGTTTACCCAGAACAACCCAATCTGTCTGACCATCATTGACACTCCAGGTTATGGAGACACCAGGGGAACAGAATATGACAAACAGATAGCCGAGAATCTGTACAATCTGTTTCACTGTGACGGTGGAGTGAAAGAAATTGATGcagtgtgtctggtagtgaAGGCATCTGAGAATCGACTCTCTGACAGACAGCATTACATCTTTGATGCAGTTTTGTCCTTATTTGGTAAAGAcatagaaaacaacattgtgatTTTTATCACTCACTCAGATGGATTGCCTCCAGATGATGCTCTTAATGCCATCAAGAAAGCAGGGATTCCCTTCAGGACAAATGATGATAATGAACCTGAGTATTTCTTATTTAACAATCGCCAAACAAAAAAGAGGAGCAACAAGTATAACAAAGATTTCCAGAGAGCTTGGGATCTCACAGAGGACACTTTAAATGATTTCTTTGACTCACTTggtgaacagaacagaaaaagtttagTGCAGACTGAAAGTTTACTGACTGAGTCGATACGACTTGAAGCCTGTATATCTAATCTACAAAACCGTATTGAGTTTGTAGAgtacaaaagtaaaaaactGACTCAGATACAAAAAGCTCTTGAGGAAAACCACGAAAAGATTAAGCGAGATGAAAACTTTACTTTTACAGTcaccaaatattacaaagaaAAAGTTCCCATTGAAGATGTTTCATGGAGGAACAGAATGGTGTCCAGTTGCTCTGTCTGTGAGGAAAACTGTCATGAGTACAATTGCTGGTGTGCCCTGAATGCCATGTTGTGTAAAGTCATAAAAAAAGGCTACTGCACTGTATGTACAGGCAAATGTCACTACACTAAACATGTCAGAGAGAACAAGAAATATGTTACACGCAGTGAAGACAGCAACATGACATTTGATGAACTTAAAAAACAATATGAAACTCTCAGTAATCCAAAATCAATTACCAAGTTTGACTCTGAGTCCTTTGAGAATGTAAAAAACGACTTtgaaaccaaaaagaaaaaggaagaggagaagagcaGCATAGAGAAAAGACTGCAAGAAGAACTgactgagaaagaaaaagaaaaagctgagCTGGTGGAAGAAGCCTTCAACAGCATCATGAAACTGTCACAGATTGCTCTGAAGCCAGACTCTGCTTTCATTGTTCAATCTCTTGATTTCTTGATCCCTCAAGCTGAGGAAACTGGAAGAAATGTTCTTGCTAAGAATCTAAGAGAGCTAAGGAAGATTCAGCCTGAATCAGAGGAAAGAGTTCACGCTGCAATTGAGTATGCAAGAGcaggtttaaataaaatgaaagattttattagtggtaaataa